A part of Streptomyces sp. NBC_01451 genomic DNA contains:
- the nagA gene encoding N-acetylglucosamine-6-phosphate deacetylase, translated as MAPDPGARGTARPAPTVPHTPHSLVFRGARAVLPTGITDGAQLAVEGTRFTGRPHESAHEIDVSDHWLVPGFVDLHNHGGGGASFTSGTAEDILKGIHTHRIHGTTTLVASTVTGDMDTLTAQAGLLSELAEQGDIAGVHFEGPFISPCRKGAHSEALLRDPDPADVRKLVDAARGRAAMVTLATELPGGLDSVRLLVEHGVLAAIGHTDATYEQTVEAIDAGATVATHLFNAMPALGHRTPGPIAALLEDERVTVELINDGTHLHPASLQLAFHHAGADRVAFITDAMDAAGFGDGRYLLGPLEVEVSEGVARLVEGGSIAGSTLTLDRAFKRAVTVDRLPVPDAVAALSANPARLLGIYDRVGSLEPGKDADLVLLDADFTVKGVMRKGSWVLKPQLP; from the coding sequence ATGGCACCCGACCCAGGGGCGCGGGGAACTGCGCGACCAGCCCCCACCGTCCCGCACACTCCCCACAGCCTGGTGTTCAGGGGCGCCAGAGCCGTACTCCCCACAGGAATCACCGACGGCGCCCAACTCGCCGTCGAGGGAACCAGGTTCACCGGGCGCCCGCACGAGAGCGCCCACGAGATCGACGTGAGCGACCACTGGCTGGTACCCGGTTTCGTAGACCTCCACAACCACGGTGGAGGCGGAGCCTCCTTCACCTCGGGCACCGCCGAGGACATCCTCAAGGGCATCCACACCCACCGGATCCACGGCACCACCACCCTCGTCGCGAGCACCGTCACCGGCGACATGGACACCCTCACCGCCCAGGCCGGCCTCCTGTCCGAACTCGCCGAGCAGGGCGACATCGCCGGCGTCCACTTCGAGGGCCCCTTCATCTCGCCGTGCCGCAAGGGCGCCCACTCCGAGGCACTGCTGCGCGACCCGGACCCGGCGGACGTCCGCAAGCTGGTCGACGCGGCGCGCGGCCGGGCCGCCATGGTCACCCTCGCCACCGAACTCCCCGGCGGCCTCGACTCCGTACGGCTGCTCGTCGAGCACGGCGTCCTCGCCGCGATCGGGCACACGGACGCGACGTACGAGCAGACGGTGGAGGCCATCGACGCGGGCGCCACCGTCGCCACGCACCTCTTCAACGCGATGCCGGCCCTGGGACACCGCACCCCGGGCCCGATCGCCGCCCTCCTCGAAGACGAGCGCGTCACCGTCGAACTCATCAACGACGGCACGCACTTGCACCCCGCCTCCCTCCAACTCGCCTTCCACCACGCGGGCGCGGACCGCGTGGCGTTCATCACGGACGCGATGGACGCGGCCGGCTTCGGCGACGGCCGCTATCTGCTCGGCCCGCTGGAGGTCGAGGTCAGCGAGGGCGTGGCGCGACTGGTCGAAGGGGGTTCGATCGCGGGCTCCACGCTCACCCTGGACCGCGCCTTCAAACGGGCGGTCACCGTCGACCGGCTCCCGGTCCCGGACGCGGTCGCCGCCCTGTCCGCCAACCCGGCCCGGCTGCTGGGGATCTACGACCGGGTGGGGTCCCTGGAACCGGGCAAGGACGCGGACCTGGTCCTGCTGGACGCGGACTTCACGGTCAAGGGAGTGATGCGCAAGGGGAGTTGGGTATTGAAGCCCCAACTGCCCTGA
- a CDS encoding 1-phosphofructokinase family hexose kinase — translation MILTVTLNTALDITYRVRELRPYASHRVTSVTERPGGKGLNVARVLAALGHEVAVTGFAGGPAGRAVQDQLTATPGVLDALVPVSGSTRRTVAVVEDTATDLTPHPTQLNEPGPQITPAEWSAFQDVYEGLLPSVSVVALCGSLPPGVPVGAYADLVRTARAAGVPVLLDADGEPLRRGVAARPDLVKPNAGELAELTGSHEPSQATRDARRRGARAVVASLGPDGLLAATPEGHWRATPPARVRGNPTGAGDSAVAGLLSGLVDQLPWPERLIRAVALSTATVLAPVAGEFDHAVYEELTGQVTVTSGATAA, via the coding sequence ATGATCCTCACCGTCACACTGAACACCGCGCTCGACATCACCTACCGCGTAAGGGAGTTACGCCCGTACGCCTCCCACCGGGTCACCTCGGTGACCGAACGCCCCGGCGGCAAGGGCCTGAACGTGGCCCGGGTCCTGGCCGCCCTCGGCCACGAGGTGGCGGTCACCGGCTTCGCGGGCGGCCCGGCCGGACGGGCCGTACAGGACCAACTCACCGCCACACCAGGCGTGCTGGACGCCCTGGTCCCGGTGTCGGGTTCGACCCGCCGCACGGTGGCGGTGGTCGAGGACACGGCCACGGACCTGACCCCGCACCCGACCCAGCTCAACGAGCCCGGCCCACAGATCACCCCGGCCGAGTGGTCCGCCTTCCAGGACGTGTACGAGGGACTGCTGCCGTCCGTCTCCGTGGTGGCCCTCTGCGGCAGCCTGCCACCGGGGGTGCCGGTGGGGGCGTACGCCGACCTCGTCCGCACGGCACGGGCAGCGGGCGTGCCCGTGCTCCTCGACGCCGACGGGGAGCCGCTCAGGCGCGGGGTCGCCGCCCGCCCCGACCTGGTCAAGCCGAACGCCGGTGAACTCGCCGAACTCACCGGCTCCCACGAGCCGTCGCAGGCCACCCGGGACGCCCGCAGACGCGGGGCACGGGCCGTGGTGGCCTCACTCGGCCCCGACGGGCTCCTCGCGGCGACCCCGGAGGGCCACTGGCGGGCGACCCCGCCGGCCCGCGTCCGGGGCAACCCGACGGGCGCCGGCGACTCGGCGGTCGCGGGCCTGCTGTCGGGCCTGGTCGACCAACTCCCCTGGCCCGAACGCCTGATCCGCGCGGTGGCCCTGTCGACGGCGACGGTACTGGCCCCGGTGGCGGGCGAGTTCGACCACGCCGTGTACGAGGAGCTGACGGGACAAGTGACGGTGACGAGCGGGGCGACGGCGGCCTGA
- a CDS encoding CBM35 domain-containing protein codes for MTPGNSGASTPEDDDPFGYLYEDGRANGAQPPSSGYGYPNSVGRVRPVGERQYSPPAGPVQAPGQGQQPAYGQTAPTAQYGQAIPQQQGAYGSPNTHYQAPEAFGGGPTAPQQPAYGGGGGSRGGRGSGPNTKGLLIGAIAVVAAVVIGIGVAMMGGDDDKEKGSEAGATPTTGQSAEPSPSASTSAASEDELPAIDAKALLLGGGAATTSDVEGAKAAGGVYVGNFNNVGASVTWNVSGIAKKGTYRLYVLYGVPGKDATATLTVNGTAQSRPVNLGNFANADEGDYAKGWTNTWASVQLNKGTNELKISCEQGNQCDVNIDQLYLAKG; via the coding sequence ATGACGCCCGGCAACAGCGGCGCGAGCACGCCCGAGGACGACGATCCGTTCGGCTACCTGTACGAAGACGGGCGGGCCAACGGAGCTCAGCCGCCGAGCAGCGGCTACGGCTACCCGAACTCGGTCGGCCGGGTGCGGCCGGTCGGCGAGCGCCAGTACAGCCCCCCGGCGGGTCCGGTGCAGGCTCCCGGCCAGGGCCAGCAGCCCGCGTACGGCCAGACGGCCCCGACCGCGCAGTACGGTCAGGCGATCCCGCAGCAGCAGGGGGCGTACGGCAGCCCGAACACCCACTACCAGGCGCCCGAGGCCTTCGGCGGCGGCCCCACGGCCCCGCAGCAGCCCGCGTACGGCGGTGGTGGCGGCAGCAGAGGCGGGCGGGGCTCCGGCCCCAACACCAAGGGACTGCTGATCGGCGCCATCGCGGTGGTCGCCGCGGTCGTCATAGGTATCGGCGTGGCCATGATGGGCGGCGACGACGACAAGGAGAAGGGCAGCGAGGCCGGAGCCACCCCGACGACCGGACAGAGCGCCGAGCCGTCCCCGTCGGCCAGCACCTCGGCGGCCTCGGAGGACGAACTCCCGGCCATCGACGCGAAGGCCCTGCTGCTCGGCGGCGGCGCCGCCACCACATCGGACGTCGAGGGCGCGAAGGCGGCCGGCGGTGTCTACGTGGGCAACTTCAACAACGTGGGTGCGTCGGTCACGTGGAACGTCAGCGGCATCGCGAAGAAGGGCACCTACCGGCTGTACGTCCTCTACGGCGTACCCGGCAAGGACGCCACCGCGACGCTGACGGTCAACGGCACTGCCCAGTCCCGCCCGGTCAACCTGGGCAACTTCGCCAATGCCGACGAGGGCGACTACGCGAAGGGCTGGACGAACACCTGGGCGTCCGTCCAGCTGAACAAGGGCACCAACGAGCTCAAGATCTCCTGCGAGCAGGGGAACCAGTGCGACGTCAACATCGACCAGCTGTACCTGGCGAAGGGCTGA